The following is a genomic window from Saprospiraceae bacterium.
AGACACAGCACCTGCCCGTGAACTTGTCCAGGTAGCCAATCTCCCTAAATATGTCAATGTGGAGATCAGCTGTATTGCCGTAAAGAGCTGATCAATGTCGACTTACCATAACCCTATGGATTGGCTCTTTTATACTTTTTCCAGATCTGTTTGAAGTTTTTTGCCATAGCTTTAGAAGTGGTCTTACCAAACTGTATGACATCGTTATGATCTTCAAGAGCAGGTGCAGCACAAGCAACAGGGTCTTTGTCAGATCCATTGTAAATGCCTATTTCCATTACAAAAGGAGACAAATCCGACTCAGCAATAATTAAAAAGTTCTGATTGACTTCCTCTTCAGTAAGCTTATATTTTTTCTTATAGAGATCTAACTGTTTGGTAATGGTTTTTGAAGCAGGAATAATGTATTTATATTTAGTTTTTTGCCCGAGATTTACACTCACAAGCTCAGAAAAATCTTTGTTTTCTACATCATAATGCAGTGCCGGGCTGATGACCCATACTTCTTTGGCTTTATCTTCGAGTTTGATTAGTTGTTTAATTGTCATTTCTATTTATTTCTTTAATTGGTGCAAATATAGTTATGGTTTTTTGAATGTGCTGCGTTGTTGAAAGATTTTTCGAGCTCCAAAGCGTGAAAGGCAACAACTGGAAGGTGTAGTATGTTTAAAAATTTAGCCTTGCTATGAACAAGTCAATATTGAAGTACCATTTTCCAATTCACTTTAAGTGCGTACCATAAGAATGTGAAGTTATACCAAACAGAAAATTGATTTCGAAAAATTAAAATCATAACTATTTAATTTACAATACATTATGATTTAAATTTTTCGCAGAATATTTTCTGTCCACTAGTATTCAACTGTCAGTCTTTCAAACAATTGGCAGGCAAACTAAATTCGTTAATTCATATATTGTAAGAACATAACCTACAGTTTAGCTATTTAGTAAATTTTCAATTATGAAATAAGTAAATTACCATCACTATCGTAAATATTGCTTTTACTGATATTGTATCATATAATTCTCAAAAATGTAAATATACTCTTACCTTTGCGTCAAAATTATAAAACATAAATGATCAGTGATATACTTATAACCCTTACGTTGGTATTTCTCAATGGATTTTTTGTAGCAGCTGAATTTGCCATTGTAAAAGTTCGTGCTTCTCAACTTAAAATAAAAGCTGACGATGGGGATAAAACTGCCATATTATCATCCCATATTGTCAATCATTTGGATGGATATCTTGCAGCTACCCAACTCGGAATCACATTGGCAAGTTTGGGTCTCGGCTGGGTCGGCGAACCGGTTGTTTCCAAAATTATCATCAATTTGTTTCACTTATTTGGACTGCAGATATCAGAAACTTTGGCTCATAGCATAGCGCTGCCGATAGCTTTTGCCATAATAACTGTTTTGCATATTGTATTCGGTGAGCTGGCACCTAAATCCATAGCCATCCAGAAACCTGAATCTACCACAATGATGATTGCTTATCCACTCAATGTTTTTTATTATATTTTCAAACCCTTTATATGGGTACTTAATGGTATAGCCAATTTTATTTTAAGAGCATTGAACATTCAAGCAGTACATGGGTCTGAAATCCATAGTTCTGACGAACTGAAATACCTGATCAAACAGAGTACTGATGAAGGAAATATAGTCAATGCTGATTATGAAATTATCAGAAACGCATTTGATTTTTCTGAAACCAATGTCAGACAGATTTTGATCCCACGCAATCAGGTAGTAGCTCTTGATGTGGACACATTTGATGAAAAGATGATTGACAAACTGCTGGAAGAAGGCTATTCAAGAATTCCATGTTTTGAAAAAAATATTGATAATATTATAGGTGTTGTTTACGTCAAGGATTTGCTGATATTACTTAAAAATAATAATGAACTAAACATCCGTCAGCTTGTGAGACCACTGATTGTAACTCCTGAATCAAGAAAAATCGGTAGCCTGTTAAAAGAGTTTCAGCTAAAACACATTCAAATGGCCATTGTTGTCAATGAGTTTGGTGGCCTTGAAGGCATAGTCACTATGGAAGATATCATCGAAGAATTGGTGGGTGAAATCCAGGATGAGTACGATAATGAAATACCAATAGTAGAAAAAATAGACGAAAAATCATTTAACGTCATAGCCACTTCACCCCTTGATGATATCAATGAGTTTTTGCCATATGCCATTGAGTCCATAGAAGAAGCCACAACTCTGGCCGGTGTGATCATTCATAAGGTAGGCGGTATCCCCTCTGCCAATGAAAAAATAAGAATCGACGAATATGAAATCACCATCATCAAGAAAGTAAGAAACTCTATCAATCTTGTCCACCTGAAAGTGGTTAGTTAGAGCTGGTCGCCATTTATAAATGGACAAAATTAATAAGCGGGTTATTTAGTGATTAATTCTGCTTTGTCAAATTACATAGGCTATCTTATTGATTGGAAACTGGTGGTTTAACCCAACAGATGTGACGGAGTTTCGACCTTAACAAATTCAACTGTATTGGAAACTGTTGGGTTAACCCAACAGTTGTGACCCAAATTTAGCAATACATTAATCTTTAACTAACTAACTAACTATGAAAAAATTTCAAATTTCTGGTTTATTAACTTTTGATGAAAGTCTAGTTGACTTAGATTTTTAAAGGTGTCAAAGGGTGTCAAGGTAGAATAAATAGATAAAGACTTACTCCAATAACGAATAGTCGATCCCTAAATGAAACAGAGCATCTCCTAGTGAAACAACGCTGGCATTGTTATGCCCTATGATATGGCCTGAATTTGGAGCGAGCACCTGGAAAGATTTATTTCCAAATGGGTCTTTGATTTCTCCCATCACTTCATCTTTCTCGACATATTCACCGGATTTTTTGGACCATATAAAAATACCTGGCTCACTCGCCCTTACCCATTTATCTTTATGGATTATCCATTGGTCGTCTGACATCGAGAGCGATGGCTCCTGGATCATGGTAAGTTTCACCAAGAGGTTTTTTATGACCTGAATACCTGATAATATAGAAAGATTGTCCAATCTGATGGACTCACCTCCTTCAAACACTAAAGCCGGTATCTTCATATCATAAGCTGCCCTCCTGAAAGAATGGGGTATCAGTGGCTGCTCTATCAGATACTTAACACCACAGCTTTGTGCCAGCATGGTAGCAATCCGGTCATTTTTATTATAACGTATCTGAGGAAAATTGTGTCGAGCTTCTCCGCCTGTATGAAAATCAATGGCTACGTCGACATATGGAAGAATTTTTTTAGTTATGATCCTCGCTACCCTTGAAGCCAAGGAACCATTTAAATGCCCGGGAAAGGATCTGTTGACATCCTTACCATCAGACACATCTCTCGTAAAGTTGATGAAACCAAACACATTTAATAATGGAATTAATATGACTGTACCGCAAGTGACGGAATCAAAAATGGATTCTTCAATACTGCGCCTGACTATTTCGATGCCATTGATCTCATTTCCATGGACACCTCCAAGTACCAGCAATGACGGGCCAGGAACGCCAGTATGCAATACATAGGCGTATACGTTGATTCGGTTACCTGAAGCAAGTTTGCCTGCATTGATCTTGATTGTATGGAGTTTTCCATGCGTGATCATTTCATTTTCGATGATCAGCTCTGAGATATCTTTAAGCTTGGGAGTAATAAATTCAGGAAACATAGTATTATTTTCTGTTTTTTTACATATTGTATGATTTTTCCGGCAATGTCCACTCCAGTTGTACCTTCTATCCCTTCCAGGCCAGGAGATGCGTTGACTTCGAGCACAACCGGTCCTGAATGAGTTTTTAACATGTCCACACCAGCAATCTTCAAGCCAAGGATTTCAACTGACTTTAATGCGGTCTCTTCTTCCTGCGAAGAGAGTTTGATCAGTTCTGATGTACCACCTCTGTGTAGATTGGATCTGAAATCTCCGGGTCTTGCTTGCCTTTTCATAGCACCCACTATTTCACCATCTACTATAAATGCCCTTATATCCGCTCCTTTGGCTTCCTGGATATATTTTTGGAGTATGACTTTTTCTTTGGTTGCATAAAATGCTTCAAGAATTGATTCTGCATTACTTTTATTTTCAGCGAGTATAACTCCCATACCCTGAGTACCAGTGATGAGCTTTATGATAATAGGGTAAGGTTCCATTTCTTCCAATAAAAAAGGCATTGTGTACGGATTACTTACGTATACTGTTTTCGGTACCCCGATACCATTACTTCCGAGGATCTGAAGGCAACTTAACTTATCCCGTGCCTTTAGAAGCGGCTCTGCGTGAAGAGTTGAGAATACCCCCTGACTTTCAAACTGCCTGATGACAGCTGCTCCATAACTTGTAGCTGTATTACCTATTCTTGGTATGACGGCATCCACATTTTTAATCGGCTGATTATTAAAATAGACACTAGACCTTCCTGATTCCAATACGAGGTCACAAGTCATGTGATCTATCACACGAACATAGTGATTTCTGCGTCGTGCAGCGTCGACAAGGCTCTGTGTACTATACAAAGCAGCGTTGCGTGAAAGGATAATAATATTCATGCTTGTTTCAGGCCATATAAATTGGGGTAAAGATAATATTTAAAAGTTATTTGGGTCAGAATATGTAAAAATTGGATGAAACCATTACATTAGTGTCTCAAAAACAATTCATGATGCCAATCGCTCTAAACAATAAAAAAACGATCAAGGCCTGGGCTATTTTTGATTGGGCCAATTCAGCTTATGCGTTGGTTATTTCAACGGCGATATTTCCCGGATATTTTGAAGAATATACTCCAAAAGAAATAAGTATTGGGCCTATGAATTTTTCAAACAGTGCACTTTATTCTTTCGCTGTTTCTTTTTCGTATATAGTGATTGCTTGCCTCTCTCCATTATTGTCAGGTATTGCAGATTATAGCGGGAGAAGAAAGTATTTTCTAAAAGCTTTTACATTAATTGGCTCCTTAGCATGTATCATGTTGTATTTTTTTAAAGGCGAACCACAATTATGGCTTGGCACATCAGCTTTTATACTTGCCACTATTGGGTTTGCCGGTAGCCTCGTTTTTTATGACTCATATCTCCCACTGATTGTGACTGAAGACCAATATAATCGGGTCAGTGCCAAAGGATTTACATATGGATATATAGGGAGTGTCATTTTACTTATAGTGATTCTATTGATGATATTATTTCCTGCCACTTTTGGTCTTGCAGACAGTCAGATTGGTGCACGTATAGGCTTTTTGCTCGTTGGCGTCTGGTGGTTAGGTTTTGCACAATACACATTCCGCCACATGCCGCCAGACCAGATCAATCTGTTCAGTAAAGACATGATCAAAAATGGCTACATAGAGATCAAAGGTGCATTTGAAAGAATTAGAAATATCCCGGATATCAGAAATTTCCTCACTGCTTTTTTCTTCTACAGTGCGGGGGTTCAAACGATAATTTATTTAGCCACTGTATTTGCGAAAAAGGAGCTCGGTTTTGCTGTTGGCGAATTGGTCTTGCTTGTACTCATTCTGCAATTGGTGGCCATTGGCGGAGCACAGGCATTCTCTGTCTTAGGCAATAAAAAAGGTAATAAAACTTCCATACTTACTATGATTATCATTTGGATTTTTATATGTCTTGCTGCATATTTTACTTATGACAAGCTTACATTTTATGTCATTGCCGGATTTGTTGGTCTGGTGATGGGTGGTATACAATCACTATCCCGAGCAAGTTACTCTATGCTGATACCAGAAAAGGACCATGACACCACTTCATACTTCAGCTTCTACGATGTGGTATACAAATCAGCCATAGTTGGCGGCACATTCATATTCGGATTGGTGGATAATATTACCAATAATATGAGGTATTCTGTTTTGGCTTTGGCGTTTCTGTTTGTTATAGGATTTTATTTTATGAGCAAAACGAAGATAGAGAGAACGGTCTCAACTATATGAAATTGGTGTATCCCAAAATTACACTTTCTTAAAATTGCTTTTGTTTTACGCCAACTCTAAAGGAAGACAAAAGGAATTTTATAATAAGTGCCATAAAAAATCGATTGAATAAACAGGAGGAAAAATTTCTGACAATAATGATGAAAGTGATAAAAATCAAAGAACGAGTGCACTCCCTCCATTTTAAGGGTGACTGAATGGTTGCAAAGCAAATTGAGTGAACGATTTCACTCAATAATGAAGGAACCACAAACGTCGGCTTGTGGACACATTTGGGGTTGGTAAATTTAGAGGAATTGAATGAAAAAACGGTCTCACATATATGAAAGCCTTATTTTTACACAAGAATTAAAATAATCTATCTATTTGATACACAACATAATCAAATTTGGCTCTGCACTCCTTTTACTTTTGTGGCTAACGTCTTGCCATTCGATAAAAAATTCAAATCCGGTATCAACAATTACCGAAGTGTGGATAGGAACACCATTCTGTAAGCCGAAAAAGATTGTCTTGGAAAAAACAAACACCTACCAATGTCTCAATCATGAATTTATAATCAGTAAAGATGCGCTTCTGAATGAACCTTTGACCATTGAAGAAGAATTCCAAAATGCTTTCAGAGGGAATTATTATGCCAAATTTTTTGAAATCATCCACATAGATTCAAAACTGTACCGGGTTTTCAGGGATTCAGTACAATTGGTTTCCATCTCTGATCTGAACCTAAGTAAAAAACAATTATTTTCATGCCCAACCTGCAATAAAAGTGCCACTTTGATATTCAGAAACCGGACATATCATTATCCTTTCTTTTGGCCCGAAACGGCTTCCAGTTCATTTCAATATAACTTTACAATAGACACTATTTCAGGCTATTACCGGAAAATATGGATAGCTAAGTCAGACTCTCTGCCTTCTGGAGTCACATTCAGAAAATCTGCCTTAAAGTCCTTTACAATCTACAATCCTAAAACAAAAGACAAACAAGCCATTCAAAATATTTTAGTCAATATAAAACCTTTGTAATTCTGTCATTTCTTCTCCCGAAACATAAGTTTTGTACTGCTTTTAAAAAAAAACTAACTCTAAGCATGCAACATTAACTCCATTTTTGTTACTTAACTGTATAAATCAAATTAATTCATTTCTATATCCTTCAAGTTGTGGTAACAGTTGCGGAGCAAGATAACAAAATGAAAGAGTTAGCACAACGTTGCAAAAACGGAGATCAGCATGCCTATACTGAAGTGTATCATTTATATGCACGAAAAGTATATAATACGATATACAGATTTATCGGCCATACGGGAGAAGCTGAAGATATCATGCAGGATTGTTTTGTTGATGCTTTTACAAAAATAGATTCATTTATAGGCAAGGGTTCATTGGAAAGTTGGATAAAGAGTATTGCTATTAATAAGTCACTCTCACATCTGAGAAGCCGTAAACTGACATTTGCTGAACTGGATATCAACATACATCATATTGCAGAGTTTGATGATGACCAAATGGACTATATGAAATATTCTTGTGAACAGATACATAAAGCCATATTACAATTATCTGACGGATACAGGACTATAGTAAATCTTTATGTTTTTGAAAATATACCACATGAAGAAATAGCTCAATTATTGGGTATCAGTCACAGCACCGTCAGAAGCCAGTATCATCGGGCAAAGAAGAGAATAGAGATGTATTTAAATGGTTTTGATTAAATTTTTAATTTTAAAATAGTAATGGACAAATTTAAAGAATATATTGACCAAAACAGAGACCGGATGGATATCGAGGTACCACCATATGTCATCAATGCTGTAATAGGGAAAATAGAAAAGAAAAACAATAAAAAAAGTTTTGAGCCAAAGACCATTATTGCATTATTTCTGGCGGTGGCAGCGTGCCTTATACCAGCTATGCTCATTGTTTGGTTTGCGTTTAAAGGAGGTCCAACCCACGACAACCTACCTGATACGGTTACTATAACAGCCATTCAAAAGGAAAAAGATCTAAAGGCTGAGAATCCGATAGCCACTCCGGAACTGATACCGGCGGACAACAATAAAAACGTCGTACTTATCGCACCAAAACAGACATATCATAAACCAGCATCCGGATTCAATAAAAACCAATTTTACCAATTTGCCCATGATGGAAATTCGTCTGCCAACCGCTACAGTGCGATGAAGCTTCCGGAAAATGTTCATAAAATTGATCGTGAAATATTAAATGTCCTCATTCATACATTGAATAATGACCCTTCGGACAATGTAAAACTTGCAGCCTTGGAATCATTGGAAAATTTTGTATCAGAACCTTATGTTAAGAAATCTCTGATCGCTTCCCTTAAAACACAAACAGACCCAATCATACAAATCAAGCTTATCAATATTCTGTCCAATGCCCGTGTCAACGCTATTGAAGAAGAATTGAATCGTATGTACAATTCGGATGAGACCGAAATGATGATCAAACATGAAATCCTTCTTGCAAAACAAAAGTTATCCTTATAAATATTTTTAAACCAATTTAATCTTATTCTTATGAAAACACAGTTATTTATTCTATTTATCCTTATTACAGGGTTTTGCAATTCCTTCGCGCAAAAGTACGAAGCTAATACAACTGCCAAAACATTAGTGCTCGAATCCGGTGGATTGGTCATCGAAGGCCACACGGGCAAATCCATCATCATAGAACAGTATGAAGAAGATACTGAAGACGCTGAAGATGAAAAAGAGAAACAAGATAAAAAGGATAAAAAAGGTGAAAGGCTATCATCATTGTCAAACATTAGTGTGTATGTAAAACAGACAACTAAAAATCACCGTTACCCTGGAGATGATTGCAATGGTAACGAGGACAGAAAAAAAGGATTAACAGTACTTAATCCCAGTGGCTTGAAAGACAATACAGGTTTTGGATTGTATATTAATGACAACGGTACCAATATTGAAATCAAACCGGTATCCAGAAATTGCTGTAATAATATCGTTGTAAAAATTCCAAATACTATGAATATAACAGGAAATATCAATGGCATAGTAAATCAAAATTCAATAAAAATATCAAAAATTTCCGGAGAGATAGACCTGTCTACCCAATATAATAAGTTGTATTTTGATGATTTGTCTGGTCCCATCATGGCCAAAACTACTTATGGAGATGTCGAGGGTTCATTAGCTCAATCTATCAAAGCACCGATTTCAATAATTTCAGCATATGGACTAATAGACTTGAAGCTACAGCCTTCACCAAAAATAAACGTAGAACTCATCACACCTTGGGGCAATACTTATGTTCCAAACGACCTGACAATAGAACTTACTGAGAAATCTGATGCAAAGAGTATAAAGCTACCCGCTATAAAGGGTAAAATCAACGGAGGTGGCCCATTGATAGTTTTAAATGCCAGCTATGGCAATATTTATCTGAGAACAAATTAATTATACAGTTTAGCCCAGTTCATTCATTTTGTTACCAAAGGATCATGCAATAAATTTTGTTTGATCCTTTGTTTTTTGATGTTCACCAAATAGTCTTTTTTGACCTAATGACAATAACAAGTAACAAACCATTATGTGGTTCCATATCGGATGACTTTGTTAATATGAACATTTATTTGGTATTGGCATACGAATATGGGTGGCATCAGTTGAAGATTTTTAATTTTAGGATTGACCAGTGATATGGCCTTCATTTGATGTCAAAATCTGCTTCAAAATAGTGTCCAACTATTAAATTCAGTTATTTTTGTAACATGATTTTCAAAGGCAATATAATTTCATCTGTTCAGGAAAAAATAATGTGGGTATTTTTCTACCCACTTATTGCTCTATCATTTATTTATATTGCTAATGATAATTCTCTAGTTGAACTTCTTGAGAACCCTTCATTTTTTTCAGATATAGTATTTGCAATAATCTTGACTTATGGTGTTGGCCTGTATTTAAACAAATTAAATGCAAAACTCGACTTAGAATTTTCATGGGTTGAATATTTCAAAATTCGAGTAGCAAAACAATTTGTATTTGGTGTACTTTCGCCTTTGTTGGTGGCAATATTGCTCGAAATTGCATATTTGAAAGCCATAGATATTTCCTTTTTTGAAAGTTCTATTCTTAATTTAGAGTTGCCGCTTGCATTTATATTTTTGATGCTCATCAATTTGGGCTTATTAGCTGGCAACCTTTTAAGAAATGAAAAAGTCACCGATACAAGGCAGGAACCAATGTTTAAAAACTCATCAAAAACCTTAACTTACTTCAATGTCCAAAAAGGCCTTGTTGAAGAAAATCTGGCACTTGAACGATGTGCCCTAATAATGAGTGCCAATAAATTGTTGTGGTTGCAAACTTTTGAAGGCGAAAAGTATCGTTTACAAGGGACTTTGGATGAATGGGAAGAAAAACTGAAATATTCAAATTTTTACAGAGTAAACCGGCAGTATCTTGTTTCATACACATCCATCCAATCAGTTGAACCAACTTCCACAAGAAAACTAAAAATAAACTTTGTATTTCCTACTGAAAATGTGTACATTTCCAAACCCAAGGTTGCTAAATTCCGACAATGGTGGAAGCAATAATGGAAAGTTTAGCGGTTTTTTGTACCGGTTTAGTATTTTAGAACATGATTTTAAACTTGCCACAAAATAATTAATTTCATTTTTGCAAAAAAAATATCCGCAAGAATGAACAGAATTCAAGTATTGCTCATTTTCTTTGTATCAAAAGTTTTGGTAGGACAGGGCAAACCAATTCCAATAAATATTTCAGTTATTAACCAATCTACAGCTATCCCATTTACAAGGTTTGTATCAACACCTATCCACCCGGGACTTCAAGTGGGGACAGAATTCGAATATCAGGTTAATGAAAATTCACGACTTTTTCAGACAGCAAACATTAATTATTTCTACCACAACTATCTGGCACAAGGAATTGGGATCAATACAGAATTCGGATATGAATATCGTTTTAAAAATGGGTTAGCATTATCAGGACTTTTGGGTGTGGGTTATTTACACACATTTGCAACTGCTGAAGAATTTACGTTTACAATTGGACAATATGAAAAGAAAGCTGATAAAGGAAATGCAAGATTATACCCTTCATTTTCCTTAGATATTGGCTATTATCTCAAAATGAACGAAAAGAACAGTCCTAAAATATTTATCCGTTATCAATCTTGGGCAGAATATCCTTATTCCCCAGAATTTATTCCCGTAATGACACATATAAATTTGCATATCGGAGCTAAATTTTTTATTTATTCAAAGCACTATTAAAATGAAAAAATCAATATACCTTATCTTAGCTGTATTTTTGCTAAACTCTTGTCAGAAAGACCAAGATATTAATCCTATGTTTTATAATTGTAATTTCAATTTTGTCGACAGCAGTTCAGTAAATCCTAAAAACCAAACATATCAGACTATTCTAAATGATATTACATCAAGTGGTGTCGTTGGAATTACTATGTCTGTCTATCATACCCAAACAGGTATGTGGGTGGGTGCAAGCGGGAAAGCAGACTTGAGTAATAATATAGCAATGCAGCCTTGTAATATCAGCCGAGTGGGTTCAACAGTGAAAATGTATACTGCCACTACATTATTAAAACTTGCAGAAGAAGGAAAGTTAAATTTGGATGATAGAATTGCATCCTATTTACAAGGAGATGTGATTGATAAAATTGAAAATGCTGACAAAGCAACTATCCGACAACTGCTACAACATACAAGTGGTATTTACAATTACATTCAAAATTTGAAATTTCAAACCGCTTCCCTCAATGACTTCATCAGAGAATGGAAACCCAATGAATTATTAAAATATGCTTACAATCAAAAAGCATACTTTCAACCAGACGAGGATGTGC
Proteins encoded in this region:
- a CDS encoding beta-lactamase family protein — encoded protein: MKKSIYLILAVFLLNSCQKDQDINPMFYNCNFNFVDSSSVNPKNQTYQTILNDITSSGVVGITMSVYHTQTGMWVGASGKADLSNNIAMQPCNISRVGSTVKMYTATTLLKLAEEGKLNLDDRIASYLQGDVIDKIENADKATIRQLLQHTSGIYNYIQNLKFQTASLNDFIREWKPNELLKYAYNQKAYFQPDEDVRYSNTGYIMLGMLIEKIEGKPLYKVFDDKIFIPLGLTMTKFAAEDPIPNGIVRGYIDMYSNLQVIESTYFSGWDYYTADGGLISNPYDMIVFFRALMNLHLISSNSLNQMLTFKKPKEMDKEFFPLSYGIGIFRIETEKGIAYMHSGDAVGYYANMLYFPADSTTIVYAANSNYGKIDQFVSTKEAMEKIINVIK
- a CDS encoding LytTR family transcriptional regulator DNA-binding domain-containing protein codes for the protein MIFKGNIISSVQEKIMWVFFYPLIALSFIYIANDNSLVELLENPSFFSDIVFAIILTYGVGLYLNKLNAKLDLEFSWVEYFKIRVAKQFVFGVLSPLLVAILLEIAYLKAIDISFFESSILNLELPLAFIFLMLINLGLLAGNLLRNEKVTDTRQEPMFKNSSKTLTYFNVQKGLVEENLALERCALIMSANKLLWLQTFEGEKYRLQGTLDEWEEKLKYSNFYRVNRQYLVSYTSIQSVEPTSTRKLKINFVFPTENVYISKPKVAKFRQWWKQ
- a CDS encoding HlyC/CorC family transporter, whose protein sequence is MISDILITLTLVFLNGFFVAAEFAIVKVRASQLKIKADDGDKTAILSSHIVNHLDGYLAATQLGITLASLGLGWVGEPVVSKIIINLFHLFGLQISETLAHSIALPIAFAIITVLHIVFGELAPKSIAIQKPESTTMMIAYPLNVFYYIFKPFIWVLNGIANFILRALNIQAVHGSEIHSSDELKYLIKQSTDEGNIVNADYEIIRNAFDFSETNVRQILIPRNQVVALDVDTFDEKMIDKLLEEGYSRIPCFEKNIDNIIGVVYVKDLLILLKNNNELNIRQLVRPLIVTPESRKIGSLLKEFQLKHIQMAIVVNEFGGLEGIVTMEDIIEELVGEIQDEYDNEIPIVEKIDEKSFNVIATSPLDDINEFLPYAIESIEEATTLAGVIIHKVGGIPSANEKIRIDEYEITIIKKVRNSINLVHLKVVS
- a CDS encoding RNA polymerase sigma factor codes for the protein MKELAQRCKNGDQHAYTEVYHLYARKVYNTIYRFIGHTGEAEDIMQDCFVDAFTKIDSFIGKGSLESWIKSIAINKSLSHLRSRKLTFAELDINIHHIAEFDDDQMDYMKYSCEQIHKAILQLSDGYRTIVNLYVFENIPHEEIAQLLGISHSTVRSQYHRAKKRIEMYLNGFD
- a CDS encoding succinylglutamate desuccinylase/aspartoacylase family protein, yielding MFPEFITPKLKDISELIIENEMITHGKLHTIKINAGKLASGNRINVYAYVLHTGVPGPSLLVLGGVHGNEINGIEIVRRSIEESIFDSVTCGTVILIPLLNVFGFINFTRDVSDGKDVNRSFPGHLNGSLASRVARIITKKILPYVDVAIDFHTGGEARHNFPQIRYNKNDRIATMLAQSCGVKYLIEQPLIPHSFRRAAYDMKIPALVFEGGESIRLDNLSILSGIQVIKNLLVKLTMIQEPSLSMSDDQWIIHKDKWVRASEPGIFIWSKKSGEYVEKDEVMGEIKDPFGNKSFQVLAPNSGHIIGHNNASVVSLGDALFHLGIDYSLLE
- a CDS encoding RimK family alpha-L-glutamate ligase — protein: MNIIILSRNAALYSTQSLVDAARRRNHYVRVIDHMTCDLVLESGRSSVYFNNQPIKNVDAVIPRIGNTATSYGAAVIRQFESQGVFSTLHAEPLLKARDKLSCLQILGSNGIGVPKTVYVSNPYTMPFLLEEMEPYPIIIKLITGTQGMGVILAENKSNAESILEAFYATKEKVILQKYIQEAKGADIRAFIVDGEIVGAMKRQARPGDFRSNLHRGGTSELIKLSSQEEETALKSVEILGLKIAGVDMLKTHSGPVVLEVNASPGLEGIEGTTGVDIAGKIIQYVKKQKIILCFLNLLLPSLKISQS
- a CDS encoding MFS transporter — its product is MMPIALNNKKTIKAWAIFDWANSAYALVISTAIFPGYFEEYTPKEISIGPMNFSNSALYSFAVSFSYIVIACLSPLLSGIADYSGRRKYFLKAFTLIGSLACIMLYFFKGEPQLWLGTSAFILATIGFAGSLVFYDSYLPLIVTEDQYNRVSAKGFTYGYIGSVILLIVILLMILFPATFGLADSQIGARIGFLLVGVWWLGFAQYTFRHMPPDQINLFSKDMIKNGYIEIKGAFERIRNIPDIRNFLTAFFFYSAGVQTIIYLATVFAKKELGFAVGELVLLVLILQLVAIGGAQAFSVLGNKKGNKTSILTMIIIWIFICLAAYFTYDKLTFYVIAGFVGLVMGGIQSLSRASYSMLIPEKDHDTTSYFSFYDVVYKSAIVGGTFIFGLVDNITNNMRYSVLALAFLFVIGFYFMSKTKIERTVSTI